The proteins below are encoded in one region of Rhododendron vialii isolate Sample 1 chromosome 7a, ASM3025357v1:
- the LOC131334262 gene encoding protein EMSY-LIKE 3 isoform X2, protein MDYGSYDSSGTDDDLPPSHQNRLPRGGRVAGNGRSAIPGSIPYPRMYGETDMETQIHHLEQEAYSSVLRAFKAQADAITWEKESLITELRKELRLSNEEHRELLGRVNADDVIRRIREWRQAGGLQAGMLSTGQAVHDPVPSPSVSASRKKQKINQSIPSQSFGAPTPFHLQPVAASAQPSSSAAKRGPIVGAKGKKQKPGPMLPGGSATKMQYPSSGPTGRGQLGNRVSSGALMSERAEGASLNPLVGRKVRTRWPDDNNFYEAVITDYNTVEGRHALVYDIGTANETWEWVNLAEISPEDIQWDGEDPGISRQGGYGGSGHVVGRSVGRDGPPAGGRGRGSTKGQPKKDFAPSQNGIGKKGLDEIQILHTDTLIKEVERVFDASHPDPLEIEKAKKVLKEHEQALTEALARLADISDGESGIEMLPTMKVVVSCPWTDNN, encoded by the exons ATGGACTACGGGTCCTACGACAGCAGCG GAACTGATGATGATCTTCCTCCATCACATCAAAATAGACTTCCCAGAGGGGGCCGTGTTGCAGGGAATGGAAGATCTGCTATCCCTGGTTCTATCCCATACCCCAGGATGTATGGTGAAACGGATATGGAGACCCAAATTCACCACCTTGAGCAAGAAGCATACAGTTCAGTTCTAAGAGCCTTTAAAGCTCAAGCTGATGCCATTACATGG GAGAAGGAAAGTTTAATAACTGAACTGAGAAAAGAGTTGAGATTATCCAATGAAGAACATAGAGAGCTTCTAGGCAGGGTTAATGCTGATGATGTTATCCGGAGGATAAG GGAATGGAGGCAGGCTGGTGGGCTTCAGGCTGGCATGCTCAGTACTGGTCAAGCTGTTCATGATCCAGTGCCCAGTCCTTCTGTCTCAGCATCacgcaaaaaacaaaagataaaccAGTCCATACCTTCTCAATCCTTTGGTGCGCCCACTCCTTTCCACCTACAACCAGTGGCTGCTTCCGCCCAACCATCTTCATCAGCTGCAAAGCGAGGACCGATTGTGGGAGCCAAGGGCAAGAAGCAGAAACCT GGTCCGATGTTGCCTGGTGGATCTGCGACAAAGATGCAGTACCCTTCCTCAGGTCCAACTGGAAGGGGTCAACTTGGTAATCGGGTTTCATCTGGTGCCCTCATGAGTGAGCGTGCTGAAGGAGCATCTTTAAATCCTTTGGTTGGGAGGAAAGTGAGGACTAGGTGGCCAGATGACAACAATTTTTATGAAGCTGTTATTACCGACTACAATACCGTTGAG GGTCGACATGCTCTAGTTTACGATATTGGTACTGCAAATGAGACATGGGAGTGGGTCAATCTGGCAGAG ATTTCACCGGAGGATATTCAATGGGATGGTGAAGACCCTGGAATTTCTCGTCAGGGGGGTTATGGTGGATCAGGACATGTCGTAGGTAGATCCGTTGGGCGTGATGGTCCTCCAGCGGGAGGAAGAGGTAGGGGATCGACAAAGGGTCAACCAAAGAAGGATTTTGCCCCATCACAAAATGGCATAGGGAAGAAGGGATTGGATGAAATTCAGATTCTTCACACGGACACTTTAATTAAGGAG GTGGAAAGAGTCTTTGATGCTAGTCATCCGGATCCACTCGAAATTGAGAAAGCAAAGAAGGTGCTGAAG GAGCATGAACAAGCACTTACGGAGGCACTTGCCCGGCTTGCTGATATTTCTGATGGCGAAAGTGGTATTGAAATGCTGCCAACG ATGAAGGTGGTCGTTTCGTGCCCATGGACCGACAATAATTAG
- the LOC131334262 gene encoding protein EMSY-LIKE 3 isoform X3, which yields MDYGSYDSSGTDDDLPPSHQNRLPRGGRVAGNGRSAIPGSIPYPRMYGETDMETQIHHLEQEAYSSVLRAFKAQADAITWEKESLITELRKELRLSNEEHRELLGRVNADDVIRRIREWRQAGGLQAGMLSTGQAVHDPVPSPSVSASRKKQKINQSIPSQSFGAPTPFHLQPVAASAQPSSSAAKRGPIVGAKGKKQKPGPMLPGGSATKMQYPSSGPTGRGQLGNRVSSGALMSERAEGASLNPLVGRKVRTRWPDDNNFYEAVITDYNTVEGRHALVYDIGTANETWEWVNLAEISPEDIQWDGEDPGISRQGGYGGSGHVVGRSVGRDGPPAGGRGRGSTKGQPKKDFAPSQNGIGKKGLDEIQILHTDTLIKEVERVFDASHPDPLEIEKAKKVLKEHEQALTEALARLADISDGESDEGGRFVPMDRQ from the exons ATGGACTACGGGTCCTACGACAGCAGCG GAACTGATGATGATCTTCCTCCATCACATCAAAATAGACTTCCCAGAGGGGGCCGTGTTGCAGGGAATGGAAGATCTGCTATCCCTGGTTCTATCCCATACCCCAGGATGTATGGTGAAACGGATATGGAGACCCAAATTCACCACCTTGAGCAAGAAGCATACAGTTCAGTTCTAAGAGCCTTTAAAGCTCAAGCTGATGCCATTACATGG GAGAAGGAAAGTTTAATAACTGAACTGAGAAAAGAGTTGAGATTATCCAATGAAGAACATAGAGAGCTTCTAGGCAGGGTTAATGCTGATGATGTTATCCGGAGGATAAG GGAATGGAGGCAGGCTGGTGGGCTTCAGGCTGGCATGCTCAGTACTGGTCAAGCTGTTCATGATCCAGTGCCCAGTCCTTCTGTCTCAGCATCacgcaaaaaacaaaagataaaccAGTCCATACCTTCTCAATCCTTTGGTGCGCCCACTCCTTTCCACCTACAACCAGTGGCTGCTTCCGCCCAACCATCTTCATCAGCTGCAAAGCGAGGACCGATTGTGGGAGCCAAGGGCAAGAAGCAGAAACCT GGTCCGATGTTGCCTGGTGGATCTGCGACAAAGATGCAGTACCCTTCCTCAGGTCCAACTGGAAGGGGTCAACTTGGTAATCGGGTTTCATCTGGTGCCCTCATGAGTGAGCGTGCTGAAGGAGCATCTTTAAATCCTTTGGTTGGGAGGAAAGTGAGGACTAGGTGGCCAGATGACAACAATTTTTATGAAGCTGTTATTACCGACTACAATACCGTTGAG GGTCGACATGCTCTAGTTTACGATATTGGTACTGCAAATGAGACATGGGAGTGGGTCAATCTGGCAGAG ATTTCACCGGAGGATATTCAATGGGATGGTGAAGACCCTGGAATTTCTCGTCAGGGGGGTTATGGTGGATCAGGACATGTCGTAGGTAGATCCGTTGGGCGTGATGGTCCTCCAGCGGGAGGAAGAGGTAGGGGATCGACAAAGGGTCAACCAAAGAAGGATTTTGCCCCATCACAAAATGGCATAGGGAAGAAGGGATTGGATGAAATTCAGATTCTTCACACGGACACTTTAATTAAGGAG GTGGAAAGAGTCTTTGATGCTAGTCATCCGGATCCACTCGAAATTGAGAAAGCAAAGAAGGTGCTGAAG GAGCATGAACAAGCACTTACGGAGGCACTTGCCCGGCTTGCTGATATTTCTGATGGCGAAAGTG ATGAAGGTGGTCGTTTCGTGCCCATGGACCGACAATAA
- the LOC131334262 gene encoding protein EMSY-LIKE 3 isoform X1 → MDYGSYDSSGTDDDLPPSHQNRLPRGGRVAGNGRSAIPGSIPYPRMYGETDMETQIHHLEQEAYSSVLRAFKAQADAITWEKESLITELRKELRLSNEEHRELLGRVNADDVIRRIREWRQAGGLQAGMLSTGQAVHDPVPSPSVSASRKKQKINQSIPSQSFGAPTPFHLQPVAASAQPSSSAAKRGPIVGAKGKKQKPGPMLPGGSATKMQYPSSGPTGRGQLGNRVSSGALMSERAEGASLNPLVGRKVRTRWPDDNNFYEAVITDYNTVEGRHALVYDIGTANETWEWVNLAEISPEDIQWDGEDPGISRQGGYGGSGHVVGRSVGRDGPPAGGRGRGSTKGQPKKDFAPSQNGIGKKGLDEIQILHTDTLIKEVERVFDASHPDPLEIEKAKKVLKEHEQALTEALARLADISDGESGIEMLPTVLHFFLRILISTSQIYSPTVLVNITTNLLM, encoded by the exons ATGGACTACGGGTCCTACGACAGCAGCG GAACTGATGATGATCTTCCTCCATCACATCAAAATAGACTTCCCAGAGGGGGCCGTGTTGCAGGGAATGGAAGATCTGCTATCCCTGGTTCTATCCCATACCCCAGGATGTATGGTGAAACGGATATGGAGACCCAAATTCACCACCTTGAGCAAGAAGCATACAGTTCAGTTCTAAGAGCCTTTAAAGCTCAAGCTGATGCCATTACATGG GAGAAGGAAAGTTTAATAACTGAACTGAGAAAAGAGTTGAGATTATCCAATGAAGAACATAGAGAGCTTCTAGGCAGGGTTAATGCTGATGATGTTATCCGGAGGATAAG GGAATGGAGGCAGGCTGGTGGGCTTCAGGCTGGCATGCTCAGTACTGGTCAAGCTGTTCATGATCCAGTGCCCAGTCCTTCTGTCTCAGCATCacgcaaaaaacaaaagataaaccAGTCCATACCTTCTCAATCCTTTGGTGCGCCCACTCCTTTCCACCTACAACCAGTGGCTGCTTCCGCCCAACCATCTTCATCAGCTGCAAAGCGAGGACCGATTGTGGGAGCCAAGGGCAAGAAGCAGAAACCT GGTCCGATGTTGCCTGGTGGATCTGCGACAAAGATGCAGTACCCTTCCTCAGGTCCAACTGGAAGGGGTCAACTTGGTAATCGGGTTTCATCTGGTGCCCTCATGAGTGAGCGTGCTGAAGGAGCATCTTTAAATCCTTTGGTTGGGAGGAAAGTGAGGACTAGGTGGCCAGATGACAACAATTTTTATGAAGCTGTTATTACCGACTACAATACCGTTGAG GGTCGACATGCTCTAGTTTACGATATTGGTACTGCAAATGAGACATGGGAGTGGGTCAATCTGGCAGAG ATTTCACCGGAGGATATTCAATGGGATGGTGAAGACCCTGGAATTTCTCGTCAGGGGGGTTATGGTGGATCAGGACATGTCGTAGGTAGATCCGTTGGGCGTGATGGTCCTCCAGCGGGAGGAAGAGGTAGGGGATCGACAAAGGGTCAACCAAAGAAGGATTTTGCCCCATCACAAAATGGCATAGGGAAGAAGGGATTGGATGAAATTCAGATTCTTCACACGGACACTTTAATTAAGGAG GTGGAAAGAGTCTTTGATGCTAGTCATCCGGATCCACTCGAAATTGAGAAAGCAAAGAAGGTGCTGAAG GAGCATGAACAAGCACTTACGGAGGCACTTGCCCGGCTTGCTGATATTTCTGATGGCGAAAGTGGTATTGAAATGCTGCCAACGGTTCTACACTTTTTTCTTCGAATTTTAATTAGTACTTCCCAGATATATAGTCCTACCGTGCTGGTAAATATTACTACAAATTTATTGATGTAA